The Anaerohalosphaeraceae bacterium DNA window TATCCATCCTGTGTACCGCCGCTGTTGGGCTGGCCGTCAATGTCAATGGCTACAAAGAAGGAGTCATTTGTATTTGCCGTATCGCCCAAATAGCGGCCTGTGGTTTTTCGATCCACCGCCAGATACAGATTAACAGTATCCCAGGTTGCCAGAAGGGTGTATTGGCCTGTTCCGATACTTAGCTGACTGCCCAGAAAAACCACGTCCGGGCCTGTCCATTCCGTTAAGATTCCGTCGAGGGAGGGCGTTAGGGCCTTGAGGGGAACGGCAGGAAAGAAGATGCTTACCAGTAAGAGGATTGCATTGACTTTTTTCATAGATTCACCCTTTCCTTAATGGTTTCTGATTATATCTTTTTTATGAATCGGCTACCATCCTGTATTTCCGGGTCCGCGTGTAATCTGAAAGTTCGGATTGTTCTGAAGCAGCCCTCCGGCGGCTGCATTTTGGACGGTGACGTATTCGAAATATCCGCTGCCCGCGGCGGAGATTTCAAGACCATAGGTACCGGCTGTTTCGATATGGGCGGTTTCAAAGCGGGTTTGGGTAATTTGTCTGGCGGCAGAGGAACCGCTCAGAAGGACGCCCTGATACGTGCTGTCGAGGATCTGGTTGGATGCGGCCAGGACTGGAGCGGTGATGTCTCCGTCGCAGGCAAACAGCCAAACAGCTCCAACGTTAATATTGTAATCGATGCTGCGGCTGCCGGTGCGTTCGAGTCGATTGTTTTGAATGAGGGTTGTTCCGGCGAAGGGATAGGAGGAGAAGCGGTTGGCAATCTGGATGCCGGCCCCGTTGATGACGGTGTCGCGAATCCAGTTGCCGACGGCGGCGTTGGCCGTGCCGCCGTAAAGGCCGATGCCGTTGGCCAGCAGGGGCAGCTGAATGGTGTTGTTTCGGAACAGATTATTCTGATTGGGACCGGGTCCCCATTGCGTATAAGACCACATAGCCAGACCGTCATCGCCCGTATTCCGGACAGAACAGTGTTCCACGACAGTGTTGGTGACTCCGAAGGCCAGGTTCAGGCCGTCGGCGAATGTGTTTCGGATGCGGCAGCCGGTAATAGTCAGTCCGTCGCTGGGACCGCTGATCCAGATGCCGGCTTCGGTGTGTTCTATCCAAACCCGTTCGATGCGTGAGCCCGGGCCGAATCGTCCTTCGATGCCGGTGCGCTGGCCGGAGGTTCGATAGGTGCTGAGGCCGTCAATTTTGAAATCGGACAGGATAATGGTGCCGCCTCGGCCGTAAAGCCGGCAGTTCAATCCTTCGAGAACAGTATGCCATATTCCTGCGCCTCGAAGAGTGACGTTTTCGAGGTTGACGCGGTCGGTAATGCGGAACCGGCCGGGGGGAATCCAAAGTCCTTTGCCTTGAGATTGTGCTTCAGTTACAGCATTTCGAAGGGCATCGGTATCGTCGAGGGTGTCATCCGGCGCTGCCCCGAAATCGGTCAGACAAAGGAAACCCTCCGGTTTCGGCAGCGGTTCATCCGCCCGTTCAAAATCCGCCAAATCAATCAAGTAGTAGGAAGCCGTATTGCCGGTGTCTTTCTGAAGACGTATACGGGTCCCGGCAGAAAGAGTATTTTCAAAGAGGACGGCGGTTTCATCGAAGAAATGGTGCGGGCTTCCGTCTGCCGGATTGTTGGTGTAGGGATAAGCCCCATACACCCAGCTGTAAGCGGATGTCAGGGGCAAATCTCTGTGATGAATATCGTTCAGATAAAGACTGAGCGTGTGCTGTGCGCCGGCCCCGTCGGCAGAGTCCGGGATGCAGAAGCGAATGACCATAGCATCGGCAGGTTCCGCAAGGGTGAACTCCACAAAATGGCCTGTATTCGTGAGTTTGACGGCTTTGCGTCCGGAGG harbors:
- a CDS encoding right-handed parallel beta-helix repeat-containing protein encodes the protein MKRRHRIVLFAWIGLTAFALAVPSRTYRCLTPLDYDFNQDCAVNLEDFALLAAEWLQTQQKSHLELMTPQWLSSVPNVGAYLPYLEYEAEKAQTNASIIGPNRTYLTQAAEASGRKAVKLTNTGHFVEFTLAEPADAMVIRFCIPDSADGAGAQHTLSLYLNDIHHRDLPLTSAYSWVYGAYPYTNNPADGSPHHFFDETAVLFENTLSAGTRIRLQKDTGNTASYYLIDLADFERADEPLPKPEGFLCLTDFGAAPDDTLDDTDALRNAVTEAQSQGKGLWIPPGRFRITDRVNLENVTLRGAGIWHTVLEGLNCRLYGRGGTIILSDFKIDGLSTYRTSGQRTGIEGRFGPGSRIERVWIEHTEAGIWISGPSDGLTITGCRIRNTFADGLNLAFGVTNTVVEHCSVRNTGDDGLAMWSYTQWGPGPNQNNLFRNNTIQLPLLANGIGLYGGTANAAVGNWIRDTVINGAGIQIANRFSSYPFAGTTLIQNNRLERTGSRSIDYNINVGAVWLFACDGDITAPVLAASNQILDSTYQGVLLSGSSAARQITQTRFETAHIETAGTYGLEISAAGSGYFEYVTVQNAAAGGLLQNNPNFQITRGPGNTGW